In Coriobacteriaceae bacterium, a single window of DNA contains:
- a CDS encoding PIN domain-containing protein codes for MSGVGTKRVLKLLIDTNVWLDYFLARTNATRPIVELLSRAAEAEDIVLFSSSLSVKDVYYILGRTMKADARREGALTPEAIAGADETAWACVRLIRQKSIIASVGADEVFDSFVFKYHHNDFEDDLMLGVANRIDADYVVTEDKNLIKHTNGVCINVQQALKLVEGSNVPSARPV; via the coding sequence ATGAGCGGCGTCGGAACGAAACGTGTGCTCAAGCTGCTGATCGACACGAACGTCTGGCTAGATTACTTTCTCGCTCGCACGAATGCGACCAGGCCGATAGTCGAGCTCCTTTCTCGCGCGGCGGAAGCGGAGGATATCGTCCTCTTCTCGTCCTCCCTGTCTGTCAAAGACGTCTATTACATTCTGGGAAGGACGATGAAGGCCGACGCCCGCCGTGAGGGGGCTCTCACTCCCGAAGCCATCGCCGGTGCCGACGAGACAGCGTGGGCGTGCGTTCGCCTGATTCGGCAAAAGTCGATTATTGCCTCGGTCGGTGCAGACGAGGTCTTCGACTCCTTTGTGTTCAAGTATCATCACAACGACTTTGAGGACGACCTGATGCTGGGCGTCGCCAATCGCATTGATGCCGATTACGTCGTGACCGAGGACAAGAATCTTATTAAGCATACCAATGGTGTATGCATTAACGTTCAACAGGCGTTGAAGTTGGTTGAAGGATCCAACGTCCCTTCGGCGCGGCCCGTCTAA
- a CDS encoding type II toxin-antitoxin system RelB/DinJ family antitoxin, whose translation MPISVLDSRPVQMNVRMDRQLKEAGDAVLAHIGMTPSQAVRELWQYLTENGHMPVAKKNDDEVLPDDIRSKVSSSRVSEGAALISNFYERFSIQRPSPDEAFDYDELYDQMMSERFSDWIEL comes from the coding sequence ATGCCAATATCGGTACTCGACTCACGGCCGGTCCAGATGAATGTACGCATGGATCGCCAACTCAAAGAGGCTGGGGACGCCGTGCTGGCGCATATCGGCATGACGCCGTCACAAGCTGTGAGGGAGCTGTGGCAGTACTTGACCGAGAACGGTCATATGCCCGTCGCAAAAAAGAATGATGACGAAGTCCTGCCTGACGACATACGATCGAAGGTGAGTTCGTCCCGCGTCTCGGAAGGGGCTGCGTTAATTTCGAATTTTTATGAGCGGTTCTCGATTCAGAGGCCGAGCCCCGATGAAGCCTTTGATTACGACGAGTTATACGATCAAATGATGAGCGAGAGATTCAGTGATTGGATCGAATTATGA
- a CDS encoding ATP-dependent Clp protease ATP-binding subunit gives MLDRFTDRARKVMSMAKQEALDLHSNKVGTEHLLLALAKEDEGIAAEALRSLDISYDDIMDTLKEVQTTVPEPSEETEAAKLAFTPLVISVMERSFRVARENNQTYVSTEHLLIGIVEEGNGMAMDILMRLGVSSASIKKAIEKLTAKDQDKKRPLAGAGAGRPGAGLPFFSGSDASQQKGSGTDTLKQFATNLTQKARDGELDPVIGREKEVQRMMEILSRRTKNNPLILGDPGVGKTAIVEGLAQQIAAGNVPENLMNQNIWTLDLPGLVAGAKYRGEFEERLKNVIQEATEADDVILFIDEMHTIIGAGSAEGSIDASSMLKPVLARGAFQIIGATTAEEFRKYLTKDPAFERRFQTIDVEEPSVEDTVKILTALKPRYEEHHHVRYTQGAIEAAANLSNRYIQDRFLPDKAIDLIDEAGARARIAANRAPEPVREAEHRVEELKAAAQEATESDDMNKAAEITEQQKAAEIELAEAKAAWTAELDASPLTIDVSQIADIVSVTSGVPVSSLTESESRRLLQAESVLKTRIIGQDEAVEAVAKAVRRSRSPLKDPRRPGGSFIFLGPTGTGKTELAKTLAEYLFGSKDALISFDMSEFGSEFEVSKLIGSPPGYVGHDEGGQLTKAVRRHPYSVVLFDEIEKAHPDIFNILLQVLEEGRLTDSQGKTVDFRNTVIIMTSNVGAREIAQDASVGFGTTGEQGLTSSEIRGRAMGELKRLFRPELLNRIDDIVVFQKLSGENLTKIAHLLVDDLRQRLIANGMNIKLTDAAYDKIVAEGTDLTNGARPLRRAIQKLIEDPLSEELLAGEWGEGDTVLCDVADGKFVFSHGTGEIPAPRPAGTLGGDTAPAAPHTGNAAPVSGGVTSGPGGMMQAGSGAL, from the coding sequence ATGTTAGATAGATTTACCGATCGCGCGCGTAAGGTCATGTCCATGGCCAAGCAAGAGGCGCTTGATCTTCATTCAAATAAGGTGGGCACCGAGCACCTGCTGCTCGCGCTTGCCAAGGAGGACGAGGGCATTGCCGCCGAGGCACTGCGTTCGCTCGACATCTCCTACGATGACATCATGGATACTCTCAAAGAGGTCCAGACCACGGTTCCCGAGCCCAGCGAGGAGACCGAGGCGGCCAAGCTCGCCTTTACGCCGCTCGTCATTAGCGTTATGGAGCGTTCATTCCGCGTGGCGCGTGAGAATAACCAGACCTACGTGTCGACCGAGCACTTGCTGATCGGCATCGTCGAAGAGGGCAACGGCATGGCCATGGACATCCTCATGCGCCTGGGTGTGTCGTCCGCCTCTATCAAAAAGGCTATCGAGAAACTCACCGCCAAGGACCAGGACAAGAAGCGTCCGCTCGCCGGCGCCGGTGCTGGTCGTCCCGGTGCGGGCCTGCCGTTCTTTAGCGGCTCGGATGCCTCTCAGCAAAAGGGGAGTGGCACCGATACGCTTAAGCAGTTCGCGACTAACCTCACGCAGAAGGCGCGCGACGGCGAGCTCGACCCTGTAATTGGTCGCGAAAAGGAAGTCCAGCGTATGATGGAAATTCTTTCGCGCCGCACCAAGAACAACCCGCTCATTCTGGGCGACCCCGGCGTGGGCAAGACGGCCATCGTCGAGGGCCTGGCTCAGCAGATTGCAGCCGGCAACGTGCCCGAGAACCTCATGAACCAGAATATCTGGACGCTCGACCTGCCGGGCCTCGTGGCGGGCGCCAAGTATCGCGGCGAGTTTGAGGAGCGCCTCAAGAACGTGATCCAAGAGGCCACCGAAGCCGACGACGTCATCCTGTTTATCGACGAGATGCACACCATCATCGGTGCCGGTTCTGCCGAGGGCTCCATCGACGCGAGCTCCATGCTCAAGCCCGTACTCGCGCGCGGCGCCTTCCAGATTATCGGCGCCACCACGGCCGAGGAATTCCGCAAGTACCTCACCAAGGACCCGGCTTTCGAGCGTCGCTTCCAGACCATCGATGTCGAGGAGCCGAGCGTCGAGGACACGGTCAAGATCCTGACCGCGCTCAAGCCGCGCTACGAGGAGCATCACCATGTGCGCTATACGCAGGGTGCTATCGAGGCTGCCGCGAACCTTTCCAACCGCTACATCCAGGATCGCTTCCTGCCCGATAAGGCCATCGACCTCATTGACGAGGCCGGTGCCCGCGCTCGCATCGCCGCGAATCGCGCGCCCGAGCCGGTGCGTGAGGCCGAGCATCGCGTGGAGGAGCTTAAGGCCGCCGCGCAGGAGGCCACCGAGAGCGACGACATGAACAAGGCCGCCGAGATCACCGAGCAACAGAAGGCCGCCGAGATTGAGCTCGCCGAGGCCAAGGCCGCCTGGACCGCCGAGCTCGACGCCAGCCCGCTCACCATCGATGTGAGTCAGATCGCCGATATCGTGTCCGTGACTTCGGGCGTGCCGGTGTCCTCGCTTACCGAGAGCGAGAGCCGTCGCCTGCTGCAGGCCGAAAGCGTGCTCAAGACGCGCATCATCGGTCAGGATGAGGCTGTCGAGGCAGTTGCCAAAGCCGTGCGCCGCAGCCGCTCGCCGCTCAAGGACCCGCGTCGCCCCGGCGGCAGCTTTATCTTCCTGGGTCCCACCGGCACGGGCAAGACCGAGCTCGCCAAGACGCTCGCCGAGTACCTCTTTGGCAGCAAGGATGCGCTCATCAGCTTCGACATGTCCGAGTTCGGTAGTGAGTTCGAGGTCTCCAAGCTCATCGGTAGCCCTCCGGGTTACGTCGGTCACGACGAGGGCGGCCAGCTCACCAAGGCCGTTCGTCGTCACCCGTACTCGGTCGTGCTGTTCGATGAGATCGAGAAGGCGCACCCCGATATCTTCAACATCTTGCTGCAGGTGCTGGAGGAGGGCCGCCTGACCGATAGCCAGGGCAAGACGGTAGACTTCCGCAACACCGTGATCATCATGACGTCCAACGTGGGCGCCCGCGAGATTGCGCAGGATGCGAGCGTTGGCTTTGGCACCACCGGCGAGCAGGGTCTCACGTCGAGTGAGATCCGTGGTCGCGCGATGGGCGAGCTCAAGCGTCTGTTCCGCCCCGAGCTGCTCAACCGTATCGATGACATTGTGGTGTTCCAGAAGCTCTCGGGCGAGAATCTCACCAAGATCGCGCACCTGCTGGTGGACGACCTGCGTCAGCGTTTGATTGCCAACGGCATGAACATCAAGCTCACCGATGCGGCCTATGACAAGATCGTGGCCGAGGGCACCGACCTCACCAACGGTGCGCGTCCGCTGCGCCGTGCCATCCAAAAGCTCATCGAGGACCCGCTGTCCGAGGAGCTTCTGGCCGGCGAGTGGGGCGAGGGCGATACCGTCCTGTGCGACGTGGCCGATGGCAAGTTTGTCTTTAGCCACGGCACGGGCGAGATCCCGGCACCGCGTCCGGCGGGCACGCTCGGTGGCGATACCGCCCCGGCGGCACCGCACACCGGCAACGCCGCGCCCGTGAGCGGCGGCGTGACCTCGGGCCCCGGCGGCATGATGCAAGCCGGTTCCGGCGCGCTGTAG
- a CDS encoding TetR/AcrR family transcriptional regulator, translating into MARPRKDADAPDARTRIIEAFWELIENNSIFELSVGEVTRAAQCNRGTFYYYFHDFDELVAIAIAQLLQDNELITDALWHFSSEGDLSAFDRRDVRCLLRRIVITMRAGAAEQVVQGIHTIIIDRVREIVHPDGEELKADSSFAVGFLVSGIMGFVMAVGFVREGGEEIDLEQLGDSACAYLRAVAMQTVETVAQVEGVDTSELLGRVSKEADAYRASRATSPDVVKDA; encoded by the coding sequence ATGGCGAGACCGCGTAAGGACGCCGATGCGCCCGATGCACGCACCCGTATCATCGAGGCGTTTTGGGAGCTCATCGAGAACAACAGCATCTTCGAGCTGTCGGTTGGCGAGGTGACCCGCGCCGCCCAGTGCAATCGCGGAACGTTTTACTACTATTTTCACGATTTCGATGAACTCGTCGCCATCGCCATAGCCCAGCTGCTGCAGGATAACGAGCTCATCACCGATGCCCTCTGGCATTTTTCGAGCGAGGGCGACCTTTCGGCGTTCGACCGGCGCGACGTCCGCTGCCTGCTGCGGCGCATCGTCATCACCATGAGGGCGGGTGCCGCCGAGCAGGTCGTGCAGGGCATCCATACGATCATCATCGACCGCGTGAGAGAGATCGTCCACCCCGACGGAGAAGAGCTCAAGGCAGATTCGAGCTTTGCGGTGGGCTTTCTGGTCTCGGGCATCATGGGCTTTGTGATGGCGGTCGGCTTTGTCCGGGAGGGCGGCGAGGAGATAGACCTCGAGCAGCTGGGGGACAGCGCGTGCGCGTACCTGAGGGCGGTCGCCATGCAGACGGTGGAAACGGTCGCGCAAGTCGAGGGCGTCGATACATCCGAGCTGCTCGGACGCGTCTCCAAGGAGGCCGATGCCTATCGCGCATCGCGTGCGACGAGTCCCGACGTGGTGAAAGACGCCTAG
- a CDS encoding acyl-CoA dehydratase activase, which translates to MALLVGLDVGSTTTKVYAMHEDMTEAWWGYRRHGACQTASVRAMLGELAERFPHESLRVAVTGSGARDIATALGASYVQEVVANALAISRFYPQTRCAIELGGQDAKMIFFRTNDKGDIEVADMRMNGSCAGGTGAFIDEMAKLMGVGTESGEFEQLASRGTTVHEVSGRCGVYAKTDIQPLLNEGIPTTDLALSALHAVARQTIGGLAQGIDIEPPVIFEGGTLAYNPTLVRVFREQLNLSDDQVIVPRDPQIMVARGAALSLTDMFASSQPIDLPDAFVRLDKLETVAPASGEGRLAQPFFATPAEQADFTARHGKETPAKGPDAYAPGETVRVALGIDSGSTTTKFALVDEAGELVDSFYASNNGRPLDVAQQGLVSLKNRWETAGVTLAIDAVGTTGYGEELFARAFHADYHTVETVAHARAACACVPDATFVLDIGGQDMKAIWLNHGVLTDIVVNEACSAGCGSFLEGFAKNLGIAVEDIATEAFSSKAPAVLGSRCTVFMNSSVVSEQRRGKGPGDIMAGLCRSIIENVFTKVIRVSNLNRLGDKVVVQGGTFRNDAVLRAFEQYLGKPVTRAPHPGLMGAIGIALLAREKCRKGDAGTSFIGLDAVERFEHREFGGVTCRRCNNRCQRAVVAFGDGSLYVTGNRCPRGGAISWDELVREVPAAEELRPQGACEAQAPGTGRDRTAAAPNLFVDREKLLFESCPTVPVCGGRDVTIGIPRVLEFWDTMPFWSTFFSTLGFKVRVSGRSTKAMYERGLAHVTSDTVCFPAKLVHGHIRNLVDAGVDRIFMPIITTVPTENTASTSEWMCAVVKGYPYVMRNSDNPEERFGVPFDTPLFHWYDEGDRNRQLKAWCKETFDIDADLVAKATEQADRAQQTFENQLQLRGRQVLENVREDGGYAVVIASRPYHNDPLVNHGLPKLFSERGIPVLTPDAVPGVYNVDLSNSRIDIVNNYHARMLSCAVIVASTPELELVQMGSFGCGHDAYLTDEIARMMGEMGSKVPMMIKLDESDVAGPMGIRVRSFIESVNRRRAEERAEGARVHAVHPLDDPYKVKYTKRDRHDKIALVPNTSHAFCRLMTAAMRNQGVRAEALDIGREDAIRLGKRYVHNDICFPAQIVIGEALAALESGKYDPHDVAVVTGKYIGDCRLTHYMPLLRRALDDAGYDYVPVLTNDDVDAHNAHPGFKLGLGPSIQIAYGLPMIDALEAMLRRIRPYELEKGAADAAFDRALDEVIEGMERSGLRGQATGFKRALAIMDAVPYDRSNPHPTVLIVGEYLLNFHLGANHEIERYLEDNGLEVIEARMTDVIRKTYFYKHAQSREFHVDLSLPEKAWYATADNLFELAHDRCDRLGAASPLYEPPTRMPELVRASDKILHHTFDAGEGVLIPAEILEHAKRGCRNFVILQPFGCLPNHVVGRGLIHALKEQYPTAQFLPLDYDPDVSFANVENRLQMLIMNAKAQGCGEAHGETA; encoded by the coding sequence ATGGCGTTGCTAGTAGGACTGGACGTAGGGTCGACGACGACCAAAGTTTACGCGATGCACGAGGATATGACCGAGGCGTGGTGGGGATATCGCCGCCACGGGGCGTGTCAGACAGCGAGCGTGCGCGCCATGCTCGGCGAGCTCGCCGAGCGCTTTCCCCATGAGTCGCTGCGCGTTGCGGTGACCGGCTCGGGTGCGCGCGATATCGCGACCGCGCTGGGCGCCTCGTACGTTCAGGAGGTGGTCGCCAACGCGCTCGCGATCAGCAGGTTCTATCCGCAGACGCGCTGCGCCATCGAGCTGGGCGGCCAAGACGCCAAGATGATCTTCTTCCGCACCAACGATAAGGGAGACATCGAGGTTGCCGACATGCGCATGAACGGCTCGTGCGCAGGCGGTACCGGTGCATTTATCGACGAGATGGCAAAGCTCATGGGGGTCGGCACCGAATCGGGCGAGTTCGAGCAGCTCGCAAGCCGGGGAACGACCGTCCACGAGGTTTCGGGCCGCTGCGGCGTGTACGCAAAGACCGATATCCAGCCGCTGCTCAACGAGGGCATTCCTACCACCGACCTGGCGCTTTCGGCGCTTCACGCGGTCGCCCGCCAAACGATCGGCGGTCTGGCCCAGGGTATCGACATCGAGCCGCCGGTAATCTTCGAGGGCGGTACGCTCGCCTACAACCCCACGCTGGTCCGCGTGTTCCGGGAGCAACTGAATCTATCGGACGATCAGGTTATCGTCCCGCGCGATCCGCAGATCATGGTCGCGCGCGGTGCCGCCCTGTCGCTGACCGACATGTTCGCATCGTCCCAACCGATCGACCTTCCCGACGCTTTTGTCCGGCTGGATAAGCTCGAGACGGTCGCGCCCGCAAGCGGGGAGGGACGTCTTGCCCAGCCCTTTTTTGCCACACCTGCCGAGCAGGCGGATTTTACGGCACGCCATGGCAAAGAGACGCCGGCAAAGGGTCCGGATGCGTATGCGCCCGGAGAGACGGTGCGTGTGGCGCTCGGTATCGATTCGGGGAGCACGACGACCAAGTTCGCCCTGGTCGATGAGGCGGGTGAGCTTGTCGATTCGTTCTACGCGTCTAATAACGGCAGACCGCTCGACGTCGCCCAACAGGGTCTTGTCAGCTTGAAGAACCGCTGGGAGACAGCGGGAGTCACGCTTGCGATCGATGCCGTGGGCACCACGGGATACGGCGAGGAGCTTTTCGCGCGCGCGTTCCACGCCGACTACCATACGGTCGAGACGGTCGCGCACGCCCGCGCCGCGTGCGCATGCGTTCCCGATGCGACCTTCGTGCTCGACATCGGCGGACAGGATATGAAGGCCATCTGGCTCAACCACGGCGTGCTGACCGATATCGTCGTCAACGAGGCGTGCTCTGCGGGCTGCGGCTCGTTCCTCGAGGGTTTTGCCAAAAACCTCGGAATAGCCGTTGAGGATATCGCGACCGAGGCATTTTCGTCCAAAGCCCCCGCCGTTCTCGGCAGCCGCTGCACGGTGTTCATGAACAGCAGCGTCGTTTCCGAGCAGCGGCGCGGTAAGGGTCCGGGCGACATCATGGCCGGTCTCTGCCGTTCGATTATCGAGAACGTGTTCACCAAGGTCATTCGCGTTTCAAATCTCAACCGTCTGGGCGACAAAGTCGTCGTCCAGGGCGGCACGTTCCGAAACGACGCGGTGCTGCGCGCATTCGAGCAGTATCTGGGCAAACCCGTCACGCGTGCGCCCCACCCGGGGCTGATGGGCGCTATCGGTATCGCCCTGCTCGCGCGCGAGAAATGCCGCAAGGGCGACGCCGGCACGTCGTTTATCGGGCTCGATGCCGTGGAGCGCTTCGAGCATCGCGAGTTCGGCGGCGTTACCTGCCGTCGGTGCAACAACCGCTGCCAGCGCGCGGTCGTGGCATTTGGCGACGGCTCGCTTTACGTCACGGGCAATCGCTGCCCGCGCGGCGGCGCCATCTCATGGGATGAGCTCGTGCGCGAGGTTCCCGCGGCGGAGGAGCTGCGTCCGCAGGGTGCTTGCGAGGCACAGGCACCCGGCACGGGGCGCGACCGGACCGCGGCTGCCCCCAATCTCTTTGTCGACCGCGAGAAGCTGCTGTTCGAGTCGTGCCCCACGGTTCCCGTCTGCGGGGGGCGCGATGTCACGATCGGCATTCCCCGTGTGCTCGAGTTCTGGGACACCATGCCGTTCTGGTCGACGTTCTTCAGCACGCTCGGCTTTAAGGTGCGCGTCTCGGGACGCAGCACCAAGGCGATGTACGAGCGCGGTCTGGCGCACGTCACATCCGACACCGTGTGCTTCCCGGCCAAGCTCGTCCACGGGCACATCCGCAATCTCGTCGACGCCGGCGTCGACCGCATCTTCATGCCCATCATCACGACGGTGCCCACCGAAAACACCGCCTCTACCAGCGAGTGGATGTGCGCCGTCGTAAAGGGATACCCCTACGTGATGCGCAATTCCGATAACCCGGAGGAGCGTTTCGGCGTTCCGTTCGATACGCCGCTGTTCCACTGGTACGACGAGGGCGACCGAAACCGCCAGCTCAAGGCGTGGTGCAAGGAGACCTTCGATATCGATGCCGACCTGGTTGCCAAGGCGACCGAGCAGGCGGACCGCGCGCAGCAGACGTTTGAGAACCAGCTGCAGCTGCGCGGCAGGCAGGTGCTCGAGAACGTGCGCGAGGACGGCGGCTACGCGGTGGTGATCGCTTCGCGCCCGTACCACAACGACCCGCTGGTCAACCACGGGCTGCCCAAGCTCTTCTCTGAGCGCGGCATCCCCGTGCTGACGCCCGATGCGGTGCCGGGGGTCTACAACGTCGATCTTTCCAACAGCCGCATCGACATCGTGAACAACTACCATGCGCGCATGCTGTCGTGCGCGGTCATCGTCGCATCGACGCCCGAGCTCGAGCTCGTGCAGATGGGCAGCTTCGGCTGCGGCCACGATGCGTATCTCACCGACGAGATCGCGCGCATGATGGGCGAGATGGGCTCCAAGGTTCCGATGATGATCAAGCTCGATGAGAGCGACGTCGCCGGTCCCATGGGCATTCGCGTGCGTTCGTTTATCGAGTCGGTCAACCGTCGTCGCGCGGAGGAGCGTGCCGAGGGCGCCCGGGTGCACGCGGTCCATCCGCTCGACGACCCGTATAAGGTCAAGTACACCAAGCGCGACCGGCACGACAAGATCGCGCTGGTCCCCAACACCTCCCATGCGTTCTGCAGGCTCATGACCGCGGCGATGCGCAATCAGGGCGTGCGCGCCGAGGCCCTTGATATCGGGCGCGAGGATGCCATCCGCCTGGGCAAACGCTATGTGCACAACGACATCTGCTTCCCCGCGCAAATCGTGATCGGCGAGGCGCTCGCGGCACTCGAGAGCGGTAAGTACGACCCGCACGACGTCGCCGTGGTGACTGGCAAGTATATCGGCGACTGCCGCCTGACGCACTACATGCCCCTGCTGCGCCGCGCGCTCGACGACGCGGGATACGACTATGTCCCGGTGCTCACCAACGACGACGTCGATGCCCACAATGCGCATCCGGGCTTCAAGCTCGGCCTTGGCCCGAGCATCCAGATCGCCTACGGTCTTCCCATGATCGATGCCCTCGAGGCCATGCTTAGGCGCATCCGTCCCTACGAGCTCGAGAAGGGCGCGGCGGACGCTGCGTTCGACCGCGCGCTCGATGAGGTTATCGAGGGCATGGAGCGCTCCGGGCTGAGAGGCCAGGCGACGGGCTTCAAACGCGCGCTTGCGATCATGGACGCCGTTCCGTACGACCGCTCGAACCCGCATCCGACCGTTCTCATCGTGGGCGAGTACCTGCTCAATTTCCATCTCGGCGCCAACCACGAGATCGAGCGCTACCTCGAGGACAACGGGCTCGAGGTCATCGAGGCGCGCATGACCGACGTGATCCGCAAGACCTATTTCTACAAGCATGCGCAGTCGCGCGAGTTCCACGTCGACCTGTCGCTGCCCGAAAAGGCCTGGTACGCCACGGCGGACAACCTGTTCGAGCTCGCGCACGACCGTTGCGACCGCCTGGGCGCGGCGAGCCCGCTCTACGAGCCGCCGACGCGCATGCCCGAGCTCGTGCGCGCGAGCGATAAGATCCTGCACCATACGTTCGATGCGGGCGAGGGCGTGCTGATTCCGGCGGAGATCCTCGAGCACGCCAAGCGCGGCTGCCGCAACTTCGTGATCCTGCAGCCGTTCGGGTGTCTGCCCAACCATGTCGTGGGGCGCGGGCTCATCCATGCGCTCAAGGAGCAGTATCCCACGGCGCAGTTCCTGCCGCTCGACTACGATCCCGACGTGAGCTTCGCCAACGTGGAGAACCGTCTTCAGATGCTCATCATGAACGCCAAGGCGCAGGGGTGCGGTGAGGCGCATGGCGAGACCGCGTAA
- a CDS encoding DUF2798 domain-containing protein produces the protein MPINKRESLLFTFIMCFCMVLWMSIYNVALQHGAINGEVVAAAWLGFPVAYIFAMCCDWFVASPLAKGFAFKYLVTPGKSSPLAMTLAVSSCMVVPMVIIMSLYGACEGLTHMPGGILANLYSVPAIWMINIPHNFVMALPWNLLVAGPISHFVFRRAFPVGTVFEEEHAELLEQAMAPECE, from the coding sequence ATGCCTATCAACAAACGAGAGAGCCTGCTGTTCACCTTTATCATGTGCTTTTGCATGGTGCTCTGGATGAGCATCTACAACGTTGCCCTGCAGCATGGGGCCATCAACGGCGAGGTCGTTGCCGCTGCGTGGCTCGGCTTCCCCGTTGCCTACATTTTTGCCATGTGCTGCGACTGGTTCGTCGCCAGCCCGCTCGCCAAGGGTTTCGCCTTTAAGTACTTGGTCACTCCGGGCAAGAGCTCGCCGCTCGCCATGACGCTCGCCGTCAGCTCCTGCATGGTCGTTCCCATGGTCATCATCATGTCGCTGTACGGTGCCTGCGAGGGTCTGACGCACATGCCCGGTGGCATCCTTGCGAACCTGTATTCCGTGCCCGCGATCTGGATGATCAACATCCCGCATAATTTTGTGATGGCGCTGCCGTGGAACCTTTTGGTAGCCGGTCCGATTTCCCACTTCGTCTTCCGTCGCGCCTTCCCTGTGGGGACGGTTTTCGAGGAGGAGCATGCCGAGCTCTTGGAGCAGGCTATGGCTCCTGAGTGCGAGTAG
- a CDS encoding threonine/serine exporter family protein codes for MDDASERAIEEDMLDQFNYFDDEDEELIDRREPAPLDSFDLIDEEPDEDEGESAEPPQSSRLDSLLSRAPMHHGVRAGALHMKTDWHQIVTAGDELAVDAPLTDKSSIVCRTGMLMLASGTGAWRVRDTMNRVADVLGVTIHVDLSLLSFECTCIEDGHCFNEVVSLPTTGVNTHRIWMMESFLKEIEIYGRRFTVHEYHEMLKTVESSKPDYAPWQQGLAAACACGAFVFLLGGGPIEMACAFVGAGVGNFARSHILKQGLGQFSALTTGVALACVSYLLALLGLGQVIPGAMSHQEGYIGAMLFVIPGFPLITAGLDIAKLDMRSGIERLSYAVSIIVMATLVGWMVAECVGLAPDDFAPLGLSPLALTLLRVVMSFVGVFGFSVMFNSPVKMAAAAGLIGAVSNTLRLTLVDAPTMIPFLGLSTGMPPEAAAFIGALVSGLLASLAEVKLTYPRIALTVPSIVIMVPGLYLYRSMYYMCTFDTVNMLGWFVRAVLIVAFLPVGLGVARTLTDPRWRHTS; via the coding sequence ATGGACGATGCGAGCGAGCGTGCTATCGAAGAGGACATGCTCGATCAGTTCAATTACTTTGATGATGAGGACGAGGAGCTGATCGACCGTCGCGAGCCAGCGCCGCTTGATTCCTTTGATCTGATCGATGAAGAGCCCGACGAGGACGAGGGCGAATCGGCGGAGCCCCCACAGTCTTCGCGCCTTGACTCGCTGCTTTCGAGAGCCCCCATGCACCACGGTGTCCGTGCCGGCGCGCTCCATATGAAAACTGACTGGCACCAGATCGTGACGGCAGGCGATGAACTTGCCGTCGATGCGCCGCTCACCGATAAATCATCCATCGTCTGCCGCACCGGTATGCTTATGCTCGCGAGCGGAACGGGTGCCTGGCGCGTGCGCGATACCATGAATCGTGTTGCTGACGTGCTCGGCGTCACGATTCACGTCGACCTGAGTCTCCTGTCGTTTGAGTGCACCTGCATCGAAGATGGCCACTGCTTTAACGAGGTTGTCAGCCTGCCCACAACGGGAGTCAATACCCATCGCATCTGGATGATGGAGAGCTTCTTAAAGGAAATCGAGATTTACGGGCGCCGGTTTACCGTGCACGAATACCACGAGATGCTCAAGACCGTTGAGAGCTCAAAGCCCGATTACGCTCCCTGGCAACAGGGCCTTGCGGCGGCCTGTGCTTGTGGCGCCTTCGTCTTTTTGCTCGGCGGCGGCCCTATCGAGATGGCCTGCGCGTTCGTAGGCGCTGGTGTCGGCAATTTTGCTCGCTCCCATATTCTCAAGCAGGGCCTTGGTCAGTTCAGCGCGCTGACGACCGGCGTTGCGCTCGCTTGCGTTTCGTATCTGCTGGCATTGCTCGGCCTTGGCCAGGTCATACCGGGGGCAATGTCGCACCAAGAAGGCTATATCGGCGCCATGCTCTTTGTGATTCCCGGCTTTCCGCTCATTACGGCAGGCCTCGACATCGCTAAGCTCGACATGCGAAGCGGTATCGAGCGCCTTTCATATGCCGTATCGATTATTGTGATGGCGACCCTCGTAGGTTGGATGGTTGCCGAGTGTGTTGGCCTAGCGCCGGACGACTTTGCCCCACTGGGCCTTTCGCCGCTTGCCCTTACGCTCCTGCGCGTGGTGATGAGCTTCGTTGGCGTATTCGGCTTCTCGGTGATGTTCAACAGCCCGGTAAAGATGGCCGCGGCAGCTGGGTTGATCGGTGCCGTGTCCAATACCCTGCGTCTGACCCTTGTCGATGCGCCGACGATGATTCCCTTCCTGGGCCTCAGCACGGGAATGCCTCCCGAGGCAGCAGCGTTTATCGGCGCGCTGGTATCGGGGCTGCTCGCAAGCTTGGCTGAAGTCAAGCTCACCTACCCGCGCATCGCCCTCACGGTGCCTTCGATTGTCATTATGGTGCCCGGTCTGTATCTCTATCGCTCTATGTATTACATGTGCACCTTCGACACAGTCAATATGCTCGGCTGGTTTGTGCGCGCAGTGCTCATCGTAGCGTTTCTGCCCGTTGGGCTGGGTGTGGCGAGAACTCTCACCGACCCTCGCTGGCGCCACACCAGCTAA